The following proteins are co-located in the Methanofastidiosum sp. genome:
- a CDS encoding 30S ribosomal protein S19e, which produces MTTVFDVPADMLIDGVKEELKSDKNLTPPQWATFVKTGSSREKIPDQSDWWYIRAAAIMRKIYVYGPVGVETLRVDYGGKKNRGVKPEKFRKSSGAIIRKLFSQLEKGGYIKKAEKGRIISSQGMSLLDKKASEIKTRIAADIPELNKY; this is translated from the coding sequence ATTACAACAGTATTTGACGTTCCTGCTGATATGTTAATCGACGGTGTTAAAGAAGAGCTAAAAAGCGACAAAAATTTAACGCCACCACAGTGGGCAACTTTTGTAAAGACCGGATCATCAAGAGAGAAAATTCCAGACCAGAGTGACTGGTGGTATATTAGAGCAGCCGCTATAATGAGAAAGATATATGTTTATGGGCCTGTCGGTGTTGAGACATTGAGGGTCGACTACGGTGGCAAGAAGAACAGGGGAGTAAAACCCGAAAAGTTTAGAAAGTCATCTGGAGCAATTATCAGAAAGCTTTTTTCCCAGCTTGAAAAAGGCGGATACATAAAGAAAGCTGAAAAGGGAAGAATAATATCTTCACAAGGTATGTCTCTTCTTGACAAGAAGGCATCTGAGATTAAAACCCGAATAGCAGCAGATATTCCTGAACTAAATAAATATTAA
- a CDS encoding DNA-binding protein, whose amino-acid sequence MPDDAEAIKRKKLEELQQQAVDNEQARQQKMEFEIQKQQIMRALLTPEARERLTRVKMARKEEGEQIELLLIQLYQQGKITKQVDDAMLKQILERALMSNKKEFRIRRI is encoded by the coding sequence TTGCCAGATGATGCTGAAGCCATAAAGAGGAAGAAGTTAGAAGAACTTCAACAGCAAGCGGTAGATAATGAACAGGCTAGACAGCAGAAGATGGAATTTGAGATTCAGAAGCAGCAAATAATGCGTGCCCTTCTTACGCCTGAAGCCAGAGAAAGACTTACAAGAGTCAAGATGGCAAGAAAGGAGGAAGGGGAACAGATAGAACTTCTATTGATTCAGCTTTACCAACAAGGAAAAATCACAAAGCAAGTCGATGACGCGATGCTAAAACAGATCCTCGAAAGAGCTCTTATGAGCAACAAGAAGGAGTTTAGAATTAGAAGGATTTAG